AGGTTCCATATATTTATAGAGTCTTCTAATCCAATCCATATGCCTTTGTGTTGCCTCGTTCCCTTCCTCTCCCCAAACAACAACATAGTGAATATGATTAATGTATCCAGATCGGTGTGAGAAAGGAATTTCAGATTCCGAAATATCTGACATTCTACCTCCATAAGGAGCGAATTGAAGTTGACCATATTCAATCTTATCGTCATATAACAAACGCCATAAGCCTCGTAATCCATCAATAGGAATGGGTTTTCTCACATAATCAGATTTTCCTTTGTATTTTCCTGAACGAATTTGAGTTCTGTTAAGCAAAACTTCAGGGGCTTCATTGCCGGTAGATCCAATCAACCCAGCATTCATGAAGACAACTGAGCCAATCCAACTCGTCTCATTACAGTCTTTTCTGACCAAACCCAACTCTGGGAAGCTCTTTCGCATCAATGGAATAAGCTCTTCTACACCTCCCAGAAACATGGATACAAAACTAGCTTGTATTGTTAGCTTTCCATGTTGACTTGAATTTACCCTTGCCATGTCCATCCTAATCATTATGCGCTCGTCCAATTTATTGGCCACAAGCTGCCACTTTTGAATGATCTCGGTTGCATTTTCTTCCAATGTCCTTTCAAGTCTGAACACTGTCACAGTTGATGGAACTGGAACTAGTTTTATCTTCCAAGCCACGATGACACCAAAGCTTGCTCCACCACCTCCTCTAATGGCCCAAAACAGATCCTCACCCATGGCTTTTCTGTCAAGAAGATTACCATTCACGTCTATTATGTGAGCATCTAAGATATTATCAGCGGCAAGACCGTACTTGCGCATCAAGAATCCATAACCACCTCCACTGAAGTGGCCACCAATGCCCACAGTGGCGCACACACCAGCTGGGAACCCTAGTGTTTTGCTTTTCTGGCTAATGCTGTAGTAAAGTTCACCAAGGGTTGCCCCAGATTGAACCCATGCAGTTTGGTTTTCTGCGTCAACTGTGATTTGTCGAAGGTTTAGGAGGTCAAGGATAACAAAGGGAACCCCGGCAACATAGGAGAGACCCTCGTAATCATGGCCTCCGCTTCGGGTTCGAATCTGTAGGCCATGGCGTTGGGAGCAGATTATGGTGGTTTGAATGTGGGAAATTTGCAGTGGTGTGACAATGACATGGGGTTTTAAGCTTGAGTTGGAGAACCTAAGATTTTGAATGGTAAGATCCAGGACAGAGGAGTATGAAGAGTTGGTTTGGGTGTAAACAACATTGGAGATGGAGTTGGTGTTATGAGAATAATTGTAAAGGCATTGAACAAACTTTTCATGAGTATCTGCTGAAGAAGGTgtaaatgaaaagaaaagagaaatggCAGTAACTACGGTAAAATAGGAGCTTAGGCACTTCATTTTTGTGGATGGTTTGTTGTTGGTATGAGAAAGAGTAATGGGAAGTCTCTAATTTATAGTAGTTTGGAGTTGAATTTTAACCAAATCATTCATAAAAAGTTTGCCTATAtatccaaaaataaaataaaataaacgtACCACATGGGAGGAGACAATTCAAGTACGAGAAGTAAGTAGTATAAGACTATTCTACATATTATACGTGGTGGAGAAGCTTCACACGATGACATAATacgaagaagaaaaagaagtacTCGATGACAAAACTTGCATTTCATCCATATGCGCACGCAATGTGCAAGAGAATGTTGACTGCATCATTTTGAAAATCCTTCATAAAATggaacaattattttttttaagatgttTTTGTTATTGTCTTAAGCCTTCGA
The sequence above is a segment of the Phaseolus vulgaris cultivar G19833 chromosome 2, P. vulgaris v2.0, whole genome shotgun sequence genome. Coding sequences within it:
- the LOC137811771 gene encoding tetrahydroberberine oxidase-like, which codes for MKCLSSYFTVVTAISLFFSFTPSSADTHEKFVQCLYNYSHNTNSISNVVYTQTNSSYSSVLDLTIQNLRFSNSSLKPHVIVTPLQISHIQTTIICSQRHGLQIRTRSGGHDYEGLSYVAGVPFVILDLLNLRQITVDAENQTAWVQSGATLGELYYSISQKSKTLGFPAGVCATVGIGGHFSGGGYGFLMRKYGLAADNILDAHIIDVNGNLLDRKAMGEDLFWAIRGGGGASFGVIVAWKIKLVPVPSTVTVFRLERTLEENATEIIQKWQLVANKLDERIMIRMDMARVNSSQHGKLTIQASFVSMFLGGVEELIPLMRKSFPELGLVRKDCNETSWIGSVVFMNAGLIGSTGNEAPEVLLNRTQIRSGKYKGKSDYVRKPIPIDGLRGLWRLLYDDKIEYGQLQFAPYGGRMSDISESEIPFSHRSGYINHIHYVVVWGEEGNEATQRHMDWIRRLYKYMEPYVSSSPRAAYINYRDLDVGVNNNNGYTNYTQASIWGFKYFNNNFKRLARVKTKVDPHNFFRNEQSIPTLQKEEKY